A window of the Gemmatirosa kalamazoonensis genome harbors these coding sequences:
- a CDS encoding globin family protein, producing the protein MRPDYVSIVRSTWSLAKPHALSIGLHFYERLFELDPSLRPIFPSDLDAQVAKLMQTLGVAVGAIDRLETLTPALDALGRRHVAYGVSDHHYDVVGRALLDTLASTFGSAFTADVRAAWTETYLTITNVMRRAAYAAAA; encoded by the coding sequence ATGCGACCCGACTACGTCTCGATCGTGCGGTCCACCTGGTCCCTCGCCAAGCCGCACGCCCTGTCGATCGGACTCCACTTCTACGAGCGGCTGTTCGAGCTCGACCCCTCGCTGCGCCCGATCTTCCCGTCCGACCTCGACGCGCAGGTCGCGAAGCTGATGCAGACGCTCGGGGTCGCCGTCGGCGCCATCGACCGGCTGGAAACGCTGACCCCGGCGCTGGACGCGCTCGGCAGGCGCCACGTCGCCTACGGCGTGAGCGACCACCACTACGACGTCGTCGGCCGCGCGCTGCTCGATACCCTCGCCTCGACGTTCGGCAGCGCGTTCACCGCCGATGTCCGCGCGGCGTGGACGGAGACGTATCTCACAATTACCAACGTGATGCGACGCGCCGCCTACGCGGCGGCCGCCTGA
- a CDS encoding DinB family protein, with protein MTAPATAPSLQQLGLGDFDAEMQSTRRILERVPDEHWNWKPHAKSASLGDLASHVAMVIGLQNAVVRRDELDILARDGAPPAKVTSRAELLERFDATVASVRESIAAVADEAAWQRQWTFRRGDHVIFAMPRVAAFRTLGINHLVHHRGQLSVYLRLLDVPVPGMYGPSADERM; from the coding sequence ATGACCGCACCCGCCACCGCCCCGTCGCTGCAGCAGCTCGGGCTCGGCGACTTCGACGCCGAGATGCAGTCCACGCGCCGCATCCTCGAGCGCGTGCCGGACGAGCACTGGAACTGGAAGCCGCATGCGAAGAGCGCCTCGCTCGGCGACCTCGCGTCGCACGTCGCGATGGTGATCGGGCTGCAGAACGCGGTCGTGCGCCGCGACGAGTTGGACATCCTGGCGCGCGACGGCGCCCCACCGGCGAAGGTGACGAGCCGCGCCGAGCTGCTCGAGCGGTTCGACGCCACGGTGGCGAGCGTGCGCGAGTCGATCGCGGCGGTGGCCGACGAGGCGGCGTGGCAGCGGCAGTGGACGTTCCGGCGCGGCGACCACGTGATCTTCGCGATGCCGCGCGTCGCGGCGTTCCGCACGCTCGGCATCAACCACCTCGTGCACCACCGCGGGCAGCTCAGCGTTTACCTCCGGCTGCTCGACGTGCCCGTGCCGGGGATGTACGGCCCGTCGGCGGACGAGCGCATGTGA
- a CDS encoding M20/M25/M40 family metallo-hydrolase, with protein MSLRRLALASLAPLALAAQQPVTKDARPLVGFTPANAARESAAEAAAIARPDPARARAHSRALSAETHVAGTPAQARTRDYVIAEMKKLGLETEVRAYRVWMPHATAVHVWRLTPDGRSEELALAEPPVPGDSTSYLPQYPTVNGSSAAGDATGDVVYVNYGLIEDYAQLDSVGVSVRGKVVLARYGRSFRGIKAREAEKRGAVALLIYSDPADDGYVRGDVYPAGPMRNANGVQRGSVFNGDGDPCTPGYPSLPNAPCVSADRMGVPHIPVVPISYGNAARLLEPLGGAAIPASWQGGLPFRYHVGPGPVRARVQVRDDSATAAYKTIWDTFGVVRGAELPDELVIIGGHRDGWGPGAADNVSGTVSVLEAARAVAEQLKAGHRPRRTIVFATWDAEEWGLVGSTEYVEDDSLRLARHAVAYLNQDVAAQGPAFGGGGSPSLRAVLRDVASTVPDPSGRGSVYDVWRRRAGVVDTATPNMGDPGGGSDFAGFYNHLGIPIAEWGFGGAGGVYHSQYDSYAWMTKFGDPTYAYHAAAARVAAGMVLRLADADVLPYDYVEYARTLRRYVGPIVRSLATRGWTGTPGGAQPSLAPVSAALDRMERAAADFAAARDARLATPNAPTRQSLAAANEALKQVERALTRPEGLRTRPWFRNLVYASDEDNGYANIPLPSVSEAARAGDRTLLEREIADLAGRIDAATAALGRAVEALR; from the coding sequence GTGTCGCTCCGCCGTCTCGCTCTCGCCTCGCTCGCGCCGCTCGCGCTCGCCGCCCAGCAGCCCGTCACGAAGGACGCGCGCCCGCTCGTCGGCTTCACGCCGGCGAACGCGGCGCGGGAGTCGGCCGCCGAAGCCGCCGCCATCGCGCGTCCCGATCCGGCGCGCGCCCGCGCGCACTCGCGCGCGCTCTCCGCGGAGACGCACGTCGCCGGCACGCCGGCGCAGGCGCGCACGCGCGACTACGTGATCGCCGAGATGAAGAAGCTCGGCCTCGAGACCGAGGTGCGCGCGTACCGCGTGTGGATGCCGCACGCGACCGCGGTGCACGTGTGGCGCCTAACGCCCGACGGTCGATCGGAGGAGCTCGCGCTCGCCGAGCCGCCGGTGCCGGGCGACTCCACGTCGTACCTGCCGCAGTACCCCACCGTGAACGGGTCGAGCGCGGCCGGCGACGCGACCGGCGACGTGGTGTACGTCAACTACGGTCTCATCGAGGACTACGCGCAGCTCGACTCGGTCGGCGTGTCGGTGCGCGGCAAGGTGGTGCTCGCGCGCTACGGGCGGTCGTTTCGCGGCATCAAGGCGCGCGAGGCGGAGAAGCGCGGCGCGGTCGCGCTCCTCATCTACAGCGATCCCGCCGACGACGGCTACGTGCGCGGCGACGTGTATCCCGCGGGACCCATGCGCAACGCGAACGGCGTGCAGCGCGGCTCCGTGTTCAACGGCGACGGCGATCCGTGCACGCCGGGCTATCCGAGCCTGCCGAACGCGCCGTGCGTCTCCGCCGACCGCATGGGCGTGCCGCACATCCCGGTCGTGCCCATCTCGTACGGCAACGCGGCGCGTCTGCTCGAGCCGTTAGGCGGCGCGGCGATACCCGCGTCGTGGCAGGGCGGGCTGCCGTTCCGCTACCACGTCGGCCCCGGTCCGGTGCGCGCGCGCGTGCAGGTGCGCGACGACTCGGCGACCGCGGCGTACAAGACGATCTGGGACACCTTCGGTGTCGTGCGCGGCGCCGAGCTGCCCGACGAGCTGGTGATCATCGGCGGACACCGCGACGGCTGGGGCCCCGGCGCCGCCGACAACGTGAGCGGCACGGTGAGCGTGCTCGAGGCGGCGCGCGCGGTCGCGGAGCAGCTGAAGGCCGGCCACCGCCCGAGACGCACCATCGTGTTCGCGACGTGGGACGCGGAGGAGTGGGGGCTGGTCGGATCCACGGAGTACGTCGAGGACGACTCGCTGCGCCTCGCGCGCCACGCCGTGGCCTACCTCAACCAGGACGTCGCCGCGCAGGGGCCGGCGTTCGGCGGCGGCGGCTCGCCGTCGCTGCGCGCGGTGCTGCGCGACGTCGCGTCGACGGTGCCGGATCCGAGCGGCCGCGGGAGCGTGTACGACGTGTGGCGCCGCCGCGCGGGCGTCGTGGACACGGCGACGCCGAACATGGGCGATCCCGGCGGCGGCAGCGACTTCGCCGGCTTCTACAACCACCTCGGCATTCCCATCGCGGAGTGGGGGTTCGGCGGCGCGGGCGGCGTGTATCACTCGCAGTACGACTCGTACGCGTGGATGACGAAGTTCGGCGATCCCACGTACGCGTACCACGCGGCCGCGGCGCGCGTCGCCGCCGGCATGGTGCTGCGTCTCGCCGACGCCGACGTGCTCCCGTACGACTACGTGGAGTACGCGCGCACCCTGCGACGCTACGTCGGCCCGATCGTGCGCTCGCTCGCCACGCGCGGGTGGACGGGGACGCCCGGCGGCGCGCAGCCGAGCCTCGCGCCGGTGTCGGCCGCGCTCGACCGCATGGAGCGCGCGGCCGCCGACTTCGCCGCCGCGCGCGACGCGCGTCTCGCCACGCCTAACGCGCCGACGCGCCAGTCGCTCGCCGCGGCGAACGAGGCGCTGAAGCAGGTGGAGCGCGCGCTCACCCGCCCCGAAGGGCTTCGCACGCGGCCGTGGTTCCGCAACCTCGTGTACGCGTCGGACGAGGACAACGGCTACGCGAACATCCCGCTGCCGTCGGTGAGCGAGGCCGCGCGCGCCGGCGACCGCACACTGCTGGAGCGCGAGATCGCCGACCTGGCCGGCCGCATCGACGCGGCGACGGCGGCGCTCGGCCGCGCGGTGGAGGCGCTGCGATGA
- a CDS encoding outer membrane beta-barrel protein: MTRTLVAIGASLALARAAQAQVSLGLLAGASYSRPIGGAEAIQSGTTGPVVGGSLRVWGTQRVSLQSELLFVRKGFTFAMPTTGGVGSESVQVDYLEVPVMVRLHIPTGRRVLAHVFAGPSFATRVRCDVELAGPRATTSGVCDGSGKQIAGPFQEVNPLSLGLMGGGGGSVAFGERQIQLDLRYGMGLTKVSPGSSARHSTIMLVASFEFGMNDQ, from the coding sequence ATGACGCGGACGCTCGTCGCGATCGGCGCCTCGCTCGCGCTCGCGCGCGCGGCGCAGGCGCAGGTGAGCCTCGGCCTCCTCGCCGGCGCGAGCTACTCGCGTCCCATCGGCGGCGCGGAGGCGATCCAGTCGGGCACCACGGGCCCCGTGGTCGGCGGATCGCTGCGCGTGTGGGGGACGCAGCGCGTGTCGCTGCAGTCGGAGCTGCTCTTCGTGAGGAAAGGGTTCACGTTCGCCATGCCGACGACGGGCGGCGTGGGAAGCGAGTCGGTGCAGGTCGACTACCTCGAGGTGCCCGTGATGGTGCGCCTGCACATCCCCACCGGCCGACGGGTGCTCGCCCACGTCTTCGCGGGCCCGTCGTTCGCCACGCGGGTGCGGTGCGACGTGGAGCTCGCCGGTCCGCGCGCGACCACGAGCGGCGTGTGCGACGGATCGGGCAAGCAGATCGCCGGACCGTTCCAGGAGGTGAACCCGCTGTCGCTCGGCCTGATGGGCGGCGGCGGCGGCTCGGTGGCCTTCGGCGAGCGCCAGATCCAGCTCGACCTGCGCTACGGCATGGGGCTGACGAAGGTCTCGCCCGGCTCCAGCGCGCGGCACTCGACGATCATGCTCGTCGCGAGCTTCGAGTTCGGGATGAACGATCAGTGA
- a CDS encoding M1 family metallopeptidase yields the protein MRPTIRQLTALLGVAALGAPTSARAQQQRPPQTPAQREAHARGVGDTSIFAPLDYTSSTLYRSGAGRPGPRYWQNRADYDLHGTLDTAAKSLAGTMTLRYTNNSPDTLTFVWFQVEQNAFRGNSLNSLVFAAESRFGARNFEGGDVLDRFDQVVGGKHSALKTRVEGTIMKVDLAQPLAPGATATFDVAWHFNIPEHGADRMGRDGALYELAQWYPRVCVYDDLRGWNTEPYLGQGEFYLEYGDYNLSVTVPAGYIVAATGALQNASEVLTPTQVQRLAQASKSDTPVHIVTEAELKNGSARPRKTGTLTWRFAAKNVRDAVWAASPDYMWDASSYKGILAMGYYRPSAIETWKDAADMSRMSIQEYSERWFPYPWPHISAVEGPISGMEYPMLAMENKSEDKYDLYNVITHEIGHMWYPMIVGSNERAHMWQDEGFNTFINYYSEGRRFPEKGTANARALENMRLVEQYMQNDVDQPLEINPDRINPALLGENAYVKTAVGLHLLREEILGPDAFDDAFRAYTAAWAFKHPSPADFFRTMENASGKRLDWFWREWFLENPHFDQKIDTVATQMQGDTLRVAVMYGNAARGVLPIHARFTFADGSKEDFDYPAEVWSTNTSHYIRRYAFPASKKLAKIELDPDQRLVDIDRSNNTWPVKAM from the coding sequence ATGCGACCCACGATCCGTCAGCTCACCGCGCTGCTCGGCGTCGCCGCGCTCGGCGCGCCCACGTCGGCGCGCGCCCAGCAGCAGCGGCCGCCGCAGACGCCCGCCCAGCGCGAGGCCCACGCGCGCGGCGTCGGCGACACGTCGATCTTCGCGCCGCTCGACTACACGTCGAGCACCCTGTACCGCAGCGGCGCCGGCCGCCCCGGGCCGCGCTACTGGCAGAACCGCGCCGACTACGACCTGCACGGCACGCTCGACACCGCCGCGAAGTCACTCGCCGGCACCATGACGCTGCGCTACACGAACAACTCGCCGGACACGCTCACGTTCGTGTGGTTCCAGGTCGAGCAGAACGCCTTCCGTGGCAACTCGCTGAACTCGCTCGTCTTCGCCGCGGAGTCGCGCTTCGGCGCGCGCAACTTCGAGGGCGGCGACGTGCTCGATCGCTTCGACCAGGTCGTCGGCGGCAAGCACAGTGCGCTGAAGACGCGCGTCGAGGGGACGATCATGAAGGTCGACCTCGCGCAGCCGCTCGCGCCCGGTGCCACGGCGACGTTCGACGTCGCGTGGCACTTCAACATCCCCGAGCACGGCGCCGACCGCATGGGCCGCGACGGCGCGCTGTACGAGCTCGCGCAGTGGTACCCGCGCGTCTGCGTCTACGACGACCTGCGCGGCTGGAACACCGAGCCGTACCTCGGGCAGGGCGAGTTCTACCTCGAGTACGGCGACTACAACCTCAGCGTCACCGTGCCCGCCGGCTACATCGTCGCCGCGACGGGCGCGCTGCAGAACGCGAGCGAGGTGCTGACGCCGACGCAGGTGCAGCGGCTCGCGCAGGCGTCGAAGAGCGACACGCCGGTGCACATCGTCACCGAGGCGGAGCTGAAGAACGGCTCCGCGCGCCCGCGAAAGACCGGCACGCTGACGTGGCGCTTCGCGGCGAAGAACGTGCGCGACGCGGTGTGGGCGGCGAGCCCCGACTACATGTGGGACGCGTCGAGCTACAAGGGCATCCTCGCCATGGGCTACTACCGGCCGAGCGCGATCGAGACGTGGAAGGACGCCGCCGACATGTCGCGCATGTCGATCCAGGAGTACTCCGAGCGCTGGTTCCCGTACCCGTGGCCGCACATCAGCGCGGTCGAGGGGCCGATCAGCGGCATGGAGTACCCGATGCTCGCGATGGAGAACAAGAGCGAGGACAAGTACGACCTGTACAACGTGATCACGCACGAGATCGGGCACATGTGGTACCCGATGATCGTCGGCTCGAACGAGCGCGCGCACATGTGGCAGGACGAGGGCTTCAACACGTTCATCAACTACTACTCCGAGGGGCGCCGCTTCCCGGAGAAGGGGACGGCGAACGCGCGCGCCCTCGAGAACATGCGCCTCGTCGAGCAGTACATGCAGAACGACGTCGACCAGCCGCTGGAGATCAACCCCGACCGCATCAACCCGGCGCTGCTCGGCGAGAACGCGTACGTGAAGACCGCGGTCGGCCTGCACCTGCTGCGCGAGGAGATCCTCGGCCCCGACGCGTTCGACGACGCGTTCCGCGCGTACACCGCGGCGTGGGCGTTCAAGCACCCGAGCCCGGCGGACTTCTTCCGCACGATGGAGAACGCGAGCGGCAAGCGGCTCGACTGGTTCTGGCGCGAGTGGTTCCTCGAGAACCCGCACTTCGACCAGAAGATCGACACCGTCGCCACGCAGATGCAGGGCGACACGCTGCGCGTCGCGGTGATGTACGGCAACGCCGCCCGCGGCGTGCTCCCGATCCACGCCCGCTTCACGTTCGCCGACGGCTCGAAGGAGGACTTCGACTATCCGGCCGAGGTGTGGAGCACGAACACGTCGCACTACATCCGACGCTACGCGTTCCCGGCGTCGAAGAAGCTCGCGAAGATCGAGCTCGATCCCGATCAGCGGCTGGTCGACATCGATCGGTCGAACAACACGTGGCCGGTGAAGGCGATGTGA
- a CDS encoding ATP-binding protein has protein sequence MDGPTDIEGMLEPVDASTRVAAGALHPAPPDLTFRLMAEAMPHLVWSARPDGTVDYFNERWYAFTGSARPDDDGNGASPRGSWLDGLHPDDVDAAAAAWRRVLHTGETLDARFRLKEAGDAYRWFLGRAAPLRDAAGAVVRWLGTCTDVDDATRNEEAMAILARAGELLGGALAVEPALAAAARAAVPTLADWCAVDLAERRPDGSLGTHRVAVEHRDPEKVALALRLAERYPDASDAPHGVPHVLRTGRPDLVREIPAALLEASARDAEHLAALKTLGLCSYIVVPILEAVAQLELPHGAPRPATDAAPSVLGAITFVSAESERRYTERDVEVASELARRAALALERARLYEHALRDREQLAEQAEELSVQNERLQEQAAELEMQAAQLQEQATELEITHEQLQQQAAELEVSQEQLQEQAAEMEVANEQLQETAEELSRRVMELEAAKREVEHTAAERQRLITDLEHARADADAARERAEEANRAKSEFLASMSHELRTPLNAIGGYAELMELGLRGSVTEQQREDLARIRRSQRHLLTLINDILNFARIEGGRVEYDLRVIRLAGLVADVVPMIEPQVVAQQLTFDVRLPGGPGSDVSVRADAERVRQILLNLLSNAVKFTPAGGRVGVEVVNDDARPDVVLIRVSDTGIGIPADKQEAVFDAFVQVHAGLTRRHEGTGLGLAISRDLARGMGGDLTVESEVGKGSTFTLTLPRARDE, from the coding sequence ATGGATGGTCCGACCGACATCGAGGGAATGCTGGAGCCGGTCGACGCGTCGACGCGCGTCGCGGCCGGCGCGCTGCATCCGGCGCCGCCCGACCTCACGTTCCGTCTCATGGCCGAAGCGATGCCGCACCTCGTGTGGTCGGCGCGGCCGGACGGGACCGTGGACTACTTCAACGAGCGCTGGTACGCGTTCACCGGCAGCGCGCGTCCGGACGACGACGGCAACGGCGCGTCGCCGCGTGGAAGCTGGCTCGACGGGCTGCACCCCGACGACGTCGACGCCGCCGCGGCCGCGTGGCGGCGCGTACTGCACACCGGCGAGACGCTCGACGCGCGCTTTCGCCTGAAGGAAGCGGGCGACGCGTACCGGTGGTTCCTCGGCCGCGCGGCACCGCTGCGCGACGCGGCCGGCGCGGTGGTCCGATGGCTGGGCACGTGCACCGACGTCGACGATGCGACGCGCAACGAGGAGGCGATGGCGATCCTCGCGCGCGCCGGCGAGCTGCTCGGCGGCGCGCTCGCCGTGGAGCCCGCGCTCGCCGCCGCGGCGCGCGCGGCCGTGCCCACGCTCGCCGACTGGTGCGCGGTGGATCTCGCCGAGCGGCGCCCCGACGGATCGTTAGGCACGCACCGCGTCGCCGTCGAGCACCGCGACCCGGAGAAGGTCGCGCTCGCGCTGCGGCTCGCCGAGCGGTACCCGGACGCGAGCGACGCGCCGCACGGTGTGCCGCACGTGCTGCGCACCGGCCGTCCCGATCTCGTGCGCGAGATCCCGGCCGCGTTGCTCGAGGCCTCGGCGCGCGACGCCGAACACCTCGCGGCACTGAAGACGCTGGGCCTCTGCTCGTACATCGTCGTGCCGATCCTGGAGGCGGTCGCGCAGCTCGAGCTGCCCCACGGCGCGCCGCGCCCGGCGACGGATGCGGCGCCGTCGGTCCTCGGTGCGATCACCTTCGTGTCCGCGGAGAGCGAGCGCCGCTACACGGAGCGGGACGTCGAGGTCGCGTCCGAGCTCGCGCGCCGTGCCGCGCTCGCGCTCGAGCGCGCGCGGTTGTACGAGCACGCGCTGCGCGACCGCGAGCAGCTCGCCGAGCAGGCCGAGGAGCTGTCGGTGCAGAACGAGCGCCTGCAGGAGCAGGCCGCGGAGCTCGAGATGCAGGCCGCGCAGCTGCAGGAGCAGGCGACGGAGCTCGAGATCACGCACGAACAGCTCCAGCAGCAGGCCGCGGAGCTCGAGGTCTCGCAGGAGCAGCTGCAGGAGCAGGCGGCGGAGATGGAGGTCGCGAACGAGCAGCTCCAGGAGACGGCGGAGGAGCTGTCGCGCCGCGTGATGGAGCTCGAAGCGGCGAAGCGCGAGGTCGAGCACACGGCCGCCGAGCGCCAGCGGCTCATCACGGATCTCGAGCACGCGCGCGCGGACGCGGACGCCGCGCGCGAGCGGGCCGAGGAGGCGAACCGCGCGAAGAGCGAGTTCCTCGCGTCGATGAGCCACGAGCTGCGCACGCCGCTGAACGCGATCGGCGGCTACGCGGAGCTCATGGAGCTCGGCCTGCGCGGGTCGGTGACCGAGCAGCAGCGCGAGGACCTCGCGCGCATCCGACGCAGCCAGCGGCACCTGCTCACGCTCATCAACGACATCCTGAACTTCGCGCGCATCGAGGGCGGGCGCGTGGAGTACGATCTACGCGTGATCCGCCTCGCCGGCCTCGTGGCCGACGTGGTGCCGATGATCGAGCCCCAGGTCGTCGCGCAGCAGCTCACGTTCGACGTGCGCCTGCCGGGCGGCCCGGGAAGCGACGTGTCGGTGCGCGCGGACGCCGAGCGCGTGCGGCAGATCCTGCTCAACCTGCTGTCGAACGCCGTGAAGTTCACGCCGGCCGGCGGCCGCGTGGGCGTCGAGGTGGTGAACGATGATGCGCGCCCCGACGTGGTGCTGATCCGCGTCTCGGACACCGGCATCGGCATCCCGGCGGACAAGCAGGAGGCGGTGTTCGACGCGTTCGTGCAGGTGCACGCCGGGCTCACGCGCCGGCACGAGGGCACGGGCCTCGGCCTCGCCATCAGCCGCGACCTCGCGCGCGGCATGGGCGGCGACCTCACGGTGGAGAGCGAGGTCGGCAAGGGGAGCACGTTCACGCTGACCCTGCCGAGAGCGCGTGACGAGTGA
- a CDS encoding amidohydrolase family protein: MRRTALAAALAMLATAALPAQPAAPDDVLAHVPAPAYAAIVDVTVVPMDRERILEHQTVVVRDSRIVALGAARGTPVPAGAARIDGRGKFVAPALVDMHAHLSAGDESLGTAAGRQLALYLANGFATVRGLSAPTPILPAQLRLRDRVARGEVLGPTLYVAGPSLNGGSVTSPAAGVRMVDDAKRAGFDLLKTHGGLSAEAYDSVAAAAKRDGLALVGHVTPEYGLARAYAAGQQIEHLDGWIAAIVADGVAVPPGQLVLDPAVLARVDARKLDSVVRETVRRGIWNGPTLALFETLASDETPEQLAQRPGLRYLPAAEVARWAPAKAQILAAPAEGRAAFVTLRRRIVRALHDAGAKLLVGSDSPQLYMAPGDAALREIDAFVAAGLTPYAALEAATRNPAEWLGRTDAGTVAAGKRADLVLLDANPLVDTANLRKVAGLFVGGRWLDASTLAALRAGVLARVQG; encoded by the coding sequence ATGCGAAGAACCGCTCTCGCCGCCGCGCTCGCCATGCTCGCGACCGCCGCGCTCCCCGCGCAGCCGGCCGCGCCCGACGATGTCCTCGCGCACGTCCCCGCGCCGGCGTACGCCGCGATCGTCGACGTCACCGTCGTGCCGATGGATCGCGAGCGGATCCTCGAGCACCAGACGGTCGTCGTGCGCGACAGCCGCATCGTCGCGTTAGGCGCGGCGCGCGGCACGCCGGTGCCGGCCGGCGCCGCGCGCATCGACGGGCGCGGGAAGTTCGTCGCGCCGGCGCTCGTCGACATGCACGCGCACCTCTCGGCCGGCGACGAGTCGCTCGGCACCGCGGCCGGGCGCCAGCTCGCGCTCTACCTCGCGAACGGCTTCGCCACGGTGCGCGGCCTCTCCGCGCCGACGCCGATCCTGCCGGCCCAGCTCCGGCTGCGCGACCGCGTGGCGCGCGGCGAGGTGCTCGGTCCCACGCTGTACGTCGCCGGGCCCTCGCTGAACGGGGGGAGCGTGACGTCGCCGGCGGCGGGGGTGCGCATGGTCGACGACGCGAAGCGCGCCGGCTTCGACCTGCTGAAGACGCACGGCGGGCTGTCCGCCGAGGCGTACGACAGCGTGGCGGCGGCGGCGAAGCGCGACGGGCTCGCGCTCGTCGGCCACGTGACGCCGGAGTACGGCCTCGCGCGCGCGTACGCCGCGGGGCAGCAGATCGAGCATCTCGACGGCTGGATCGCCGCCATCGTCGCCGACGGCGTGGCGGTGCCGCCGGGGCAGCTCGTGCTCGACCCCGCGGTGCTCGCGCGTGTCGACGCGCGGAAGCTCGACTCGGTGGTGCGCGAAACCGTTAGGCGCGGGATTTGGAACGGCCCCACGCTCGCGCTGTTCGAGACGCTGGCGTCGGACGAGACACCCGAGCAGCTCGCGCAACGCCCCGGCCTGCGCTATCTGCCGGCGGCCGAGGTGGCGCGGTGGGCGCCGGCGAAGGCGCAGATCCTCGCCGCACCGGCCGAGGGGCGCGCCGCGTTCGTGACGCTGCGACGGCGCATCGTGCGCGCGCTGCACGACGCCGGGGCCAAGCTGCTCGTCGGGTCCGACTCGCCGCAGCTGTACATGGCGCCGGGCGACGCCGCGCTGCGCGAGATCGATGCGTTCGTCGCCGCGGGGCTCACGCCGTACGCCGCGCTCGAGGCGGCGACGCGCAACCCGGCCGAGTGGTTAGGCCGCACCGACGCCGGGACGGTCGCGGCCGGGAAGCGCGCCGATCTCGTGCTGCTGGACGCGAACCCGCTCGTCGACACGGCGAACCTGCGCAAGGTGGCCGGCCTGTTCGTCGGTGGACGGTGGCTCGACGCGTCCACGCTCGCCGCGCTGCGCGCGGGGGTGCTGGCGCGGGTGCAGGGGTGA